GGGACATCGTCGAGGGGTTCATCGTGCCGGTCACCGCGAAAGTGTCGCGGTCTTTGCCTCGCCGATCCAACCCTGTGATGACATGGCCCGATGAGCGACGACGGAAACCAGCGCCCCATCCCGACCGGCCTCACCTTTCACATCACCCCGAAAGAGGTCCGGGAGGCCCAGAAGGCGAGCGGTTCCTATCAGCCCGAGGCGTTCGTCGACGAGGGTTTCGTGCATGCGACGAACGACCTGGAGACCTTGCTGATCCCGGCTAATGAGGCACTATTCGGCTGACGATCGACCTACGTCGCCTCACGATCGACCTGAGCCGGGTGACCGGCGAGGTGCGTTTCGACGCCGACCCGCTGATCTACCCGCACATCTACGCCGGTGCCGGTCGATTCGATCACCGAGGTAAGAAACGCTGAGCGCGATTCCAGCGGCGCCTTCACCGGCTTCGGCCCGCCATGAGACAGCTGACGGCCCGATTCGTGCACTATGCGCATGACTCGAGTCAGCATCTCGGTTCCAGATGACGTGGCGGAGGTCATGCGAAATGCATGAGAGTATGATGTGCGCATGCCCTCTCTTCAGATTCGACATGTTCCAGAAGACGACCATCGACGCTTGAAGGCGCGTGCGGCCATGGAGGGCCGATCGGTGTCCGAGCATGCGCTGATGGTGCTCAGGCGATCGCTGGATCGGCCTACCGTCGATGAGTTCCTCACTCGGCTTGAACGGCGCGACCGCACTGGGCCGAACGTGGAAATCGATGCGGCCGCTCTGGTTCGCGAGCTGCGTGACGCCCGGTGATCGTTCTCGACGCATCGGCCGTTGTGGAGCTGGTCCTGTGGACCGAACGGGGTCGCCGCGTTGGCGACGCCATTGCAAGGGATCGGTCGCTCCATGTGCCCGAGCTGATGGTCGTCGAGGTCGGGTCCGTGCTCCGCCGCCTTGTGGCTCAGGGCGTCGTCAGCGAAGCGATGGGCGCCGATCACCTTGAGTCGGTTCGGCAAATGCCTGCCGAACGATACGGACACGATGTCCTGATGGGGCGAGCCTTCGAGTTGTGCCACAACCTCACCATGTACGACGCCGTCTACGTCGCCCTGGCGGAGTCACTGGCAGCAACGCTCCTCACCTTCGATTCCCGTCTGGCCGCGCACCTGGTCACCGTGCCGACATCGTGGTGCCGTAGTCGGAGACGGCTACAGCGGCACTTCGCTACGGCGGCGTCAAGCTCCAGGTGAGTTGGTCGCCTCGCGGAGTTCGTCGACCGCTTCACTGGCCTGCGAGGTGGCGTATGCCGCAGCGAGGGCTCGCCGGATTTGGCGCTGGATGTTCGGGATCCCTCGGATCATCCCGAACGGTGGTCACGGGCCGCAAGTGACGTGTCGGTGAGCTGGCGCTCGACTTCGGAGTTGAGGTTGCGACGAGCAACAAGCGTCGCGTTGGTAAGGCAATGATTCGTCCCCCGTTCATCGGGGACGCGACGCCGCCGAGCCAATCCCGCACGTCGGTCCAGCGCCACAGCGGTGACCGGCTCGATGCGCCGTGCAGGTTCGGGAAATCCTGAGCTGTTGGCATCTCGCTTGATCCAATGATTGACGGCTTGGCGGCTGCGGCCAGTTCGCTCGGCGATGTCGGCCTGGGAGACAAGCTCCTCACCCTCAACTCGCAGGACCCGAATACCTGCCACTGTCTCGGCCTGAGTGGTAGCCGAAGCAATGGCCTCGAGCAGGTAGGGGCGTCACGGTCGACATCAAGCGCCGGATGCCCGTCGAATGCTGTGACGGCGGGCATCGTCAGAGTCCAGCTTCCCAAGAGCAGGTCGCTGGTTGCCTCATCGATAGGCCGATTGAGAATCAGAACGAAGTTGTGTGTTGTCAGGGCACGTCCTCCGCTTCACCTTTGAGAGGATACCCACCAGGTAGACACCGTCAACCGACCCCCAGCGCTGGCCTACTCGGCGGCCTTCGTATCGGCAGCATCAAGCAGCTGCTTCTCCATGGCCAGGGTGAGGAAGTTGAAGTCCCCCTTGTCTTCGAACTTGTCGCTGACGTCGCCGGTGATTGTTGAACGCCATCTGACCTGAGGATGGCGGGCGGGTTTGGGACAAGCTTCGGTGAGGACGGGTCCTCAGTGGAGTTGTCGTTGGTGTTAAGTGTGGTTGAGGCTGGTCGAGTTCGACCCACACCACGTTCGGACGGGTGGTCGAGGCGAACACGCCCGCTTGTTCGTCAGGCCGGAGACCGTCTGCCACAGGGTTTGCGAAGCTCGGGCCTCGGCTAAGATCCGGCGTGGAACGGCTGGGCAGCGTTGCGGATGACGCTGAACATGCCTGCGACCGCCTGAAGCTCCGTCTTCGGCCGCTCCAGCCTGTTGACGTAGTACGACGCACGTGCGAACCGGTCGCTCGCCAGGTGGATCCCGGGATGGGCTGGTCCCCACCCAGCCCGGTAATCATCTTGGCCAGCTCGGAGCTGCTTGTCGTAGGTCGTCGAGTTCGTCATGACGACGTAGTCCCGGCTGTGGAACACCTTCGGCTTGCCCTCGCGGTACTGATGATGCACGAGTCGCCGGTGGCGTCGCCGAGGGCGAGGTGGATCGCCGGAGGCTTGCCGCCGGTGGGGCCGATCATCTGGACGACCTGGACGTCGGTGGACTGCACCCATGCGGCGACTTCGTCGACGGTGGCGAAATTGTCGAGGAAGTACTGCATCCAGACTGCTTGGCCTAGTTGCGTGCGGCTGCTGTCTGGAGTGCCGTAATCGGACTCCGCCAACCACAACACGTGCCCCGCAAGGCCAGCTTCGTTGAGACCGTGGACGGAGATCATGTCGAACGCGCCCGCCACGACGCTTCCGTACTTGACGTCCACGTCAGCGCACCGTTTACACCGTCTCTCTCCGAGATGCCGCGTTGGCTGTGTCCACAGGTTCGTCATCAGGTCTTCGTGGAAGTCCGGCGTAACAGGCCAACGATGACCGCCCCGTTTGCGTCGTGCCACACCACCCGCGCACATGTTCGTTGCTCTTTCCTTTAGGGTTGTGACCGGTTGGCCGGTGCTGAATTCCACCTGGGCAAGGTTGTGTTTCGCCGTCGAGCAACGGTCGTCAGCCCTCCCACTCCCAAGTTCGAACCCCCGATTGGATTTCGGCGTAGACCACTTGTGTCCGTTCCGACTGGTCCGCTGACAGTCAGTGAGATCGAGGACTTCGGCGCTGAGTGGGCGCCCTTGTTTCCCGGGCGATGGTCGCTTGCGCCCCGGACAGGAATCGAACCCTGTGGTCTACTGCTTTCAGGAGGCGGTCGCTCTATCCAACTGAGCTACCGGGGCGAGGTTGGGGTCGGCTGGGGAACGTGAGTAGATCCGCATCGCGCCGGCGGTCCGGCTGAACGCTCCCAATCCTACGGTGCGCGGTTCTGGCGGTTGGTAGCCCGTCCCATGGCCCCTTCGATTTGGCTCTCCGTAGTCGGACAGGAGAATGATGCACGCGCCGGAATACGCATAACGGATCGGAGTTTGCGAAAACTTCACCAGTTGGTCTGACTGCGCCTCGACTGGCGGCGGTGGTCCCTTGCCGCCGTGATGGCACTCTCCGGTTGCGGCGGTGACAACGAGAGCGCCGACGAAACTGCGGTTCCCGCGTCCGAGACCCCGAACAGTCCGAGGCGCTCGACACCGATGCCCGACCTCTGCAGCCTCTTCACACCCGAGGATTTCCAGGCGCTCACGGGCGAGAAGGCGGGGGAACCCGAGGTCGACGAGGCGATGGGCGCTCTCGCAGCACCTGCACCACCAGCGCCGAAACGGCTTCCACCGGTGCTGATCGCCGCCTACAACGAGTCCGACCGGCAGTCCACGCTGGACATGGTCGACGCCGAACCGGTCGATGACTCCTGACGGAGGCGTACTGGAACGACACCCCGGCCTCGTCATCCCGCAGGAGGGCAAGGACTGGTACCTGCAGGTGGCGGTTAAGGGCGAGGACGACGACCGGGCAGCCTCGGTACAGGTCGCCGAGATCGCCCTCGACCGGCCTGCTAATGGGTGACGCTGGCGTCACATCGACGCCTGAGCGCTCCGGCCATCGTTCCTCGACGACCTGGAGCGGCCTAGCGCTACTCCGGTTCGAGGACGTGGAAGCGCCGGTCGGAGATCTCGTCGGCAGTGATGGCGACGTAGCGGTGCTTCCCCCGGTCTCCCACGGGAACAGGGGCAGATCCTCGGCGTGGATCAGATCGTCGACCGTGTGGTACTTTCGCGGGCTTGGTCTTCACGACGACGCTCCAGGCAACGCCGCCTTCGGCGTCGACGTGGTCCACCTCGTAGGCGACACCGGTGCCCAGCACCGCTGCGGCCAACTTGGTGCCTGGGTCGGTGCGAAACACGACACCTCTTGCGCTTCTCGATCACATGGTTGACCGGGAAGATGTCGGGATGCTTGCCGATCGCCACAGCAAGGCGGTCCGGTCCGCCCCCCGGCGAGCAGCTCCTGCACTTCTCCTG
This window of the Candidatus Microthrix subdominans genome carries:
- a CDS encoding type II toxin-antitoxin system VapC family toxin encodes the protein MIVLDASAVVELVLWTERGRRVGDAIARDRSLHVPELMVVEVGSVLRRLVAQGVVSEAMGADHLESVRQMPAERYGHDVLMGRAFELCHNLTMYDAVYVALAESLAATLLTFDSRLAAHLVTVPTSWCRSRRRLQRHFATAASSSR